taatgagttttttattatataaaagttaaataataatttttttattttattgtatttcatacataattcttttatttaaatttaaattagtcgAAGAAAtcacttaatatttaaattatagttgattaaattttatcttaaaaaattctcttaatatttcaattatttgtattgaaattttattttaagttaaatttttttttaaaaaaataattacaatttgttaatatttaaatatttttaatttaattatttaattacattattagtctatttaaatttaaatcaattgaagaaattcttgattaaattttatttatagaaaatgttttttaacatttaaattatgtttattaaaatttttataacttaTATAATCTTTGTAATCTCTAAATCAGATTAAATCAGTTATATCTTAAATCACATAAATTCTATCATTATTTTTACATAACTAAAGGAAATAATTAACGAATATTTTTACATGatctactaataaatttttttatattatagaaattaaataaaatatttaaaaattaaaattaataaaataattaattaataaatttattaaaattttaaatagtatttaatctattttttaaattaatgagctaattaataaattttgcttagtataaaaattaaatagtcaaATTTTCTTacaataatgaaataaaaatatattttataaattaattgcatgaatatatattaaaaaataaattttattgatgaaaataaaattttaaaattattaataataatttaataaaaattataaagaaatataatgatttgataaaatttataataagaaaattaatatttgtagtttcagtttttgattttttaattttaaaaatactttttaatgagtaataaaaataaaaataaaacactgAACatgttttcaaattttttatcaaataaaaaaatagaaaattacaataaaaataaacacattcttaatttatataatttaatataattacttatttaatctttttattttaaatatatatcaattaatttatattttttaaattattaattatttagtctctttttttttgataattaataagtagtcataattttaaaattatagggattgagtaattataattgtaatattataaggattaaatagATAATTGTGTTCTGAAATTGCAGATAAGAGTGATAAGAGCATCTTAGCCATTTCAAATACTAATAATGACGCAAATAAACATAAGGATAAAATAGTTAAGAGTTTCCAAAGACATGGATTAGTTAATATATTTTCAAGCTATGGGATTCAATAATGATttggactaaataataatttttcttttaaaaaacccACGTACTCAACCGTTGGTAACCGTCGATAACTGGTCCCAAATCCTTCCAATCAATTTCAAAAGTTTCTGTGCAAATGCAAGTTTCAGGTTCTCTCTCTCACGATCCCTCATGGCAATTCGATATCTCATTCGCATCTTGGGttttttttccctcttcttCCCCGCATTTGAATCTTCAACCTCAGGTACTCATGGAAATCTTTCCTCTCTGATTATCACTTGCTTGAAAAATTCGTGATAAAGTCCTGTAATCTCTGGCAGATAAAGCAAAAGTTCCAAATTTCGCTTTCAGTTGGTTAAATGACAACAACACATTCCAAGCTGGGGATACTGCAGCCATAAAGATCATAGTACTGGGAGAGTTTGACAGTAAAGGAAATGCTTCACTTGATAAGAATGCTTTCAATCCTACACTCACAGTGAATGGGAAGAAAGGAAATAGTTCTTTCGTTTCTGGGGTTTTCCTGGATACTTCAGGGGATACCAGTACCTGGAGAATTACTTTTGCTCCAATCAGAGTTGGGGTCTTTAATGTCTTCATCAATGATGATCCTTTCAAAGTATTTGATTCATCTCTCCATTACGAAGCTCTGCCAGGTCCTAATATGCAATCTTTAGCATTTAACTTCTATTTTCGCTTATTTAGATATGTAAGTTAGAACTTGTTTGAAGAAAAATGTTTTCCCTAGCAATCAATTTGAGCCTGCAATCTATGACAGAAGGATTTTGTTTTATCTTCCATTTTATTTTGGCTTTGTGCTCTATCTCGGTTTTACTAGTTGTTTTGGATTAAGGGAAGTTAAATTGTTGGTGAAGTGCTATTGATTAATTTAACACTTGTGCTCTTGCTCATTATGATAATACTCTGCAAATCAACTCTTTGTGAAATCTTATAATCTGCTGTTATATTTTGTTCAAGGGCTTGTATAATGTCAAGTACACATAAATGCATACTAACTGAAGTTGCTATTTCCATTCAAGGGAAAATTTATCCATCTGTCTGCATAGCATTATGGATGggatttttaaatgagtttgaagCTGGTGAAAGAGCTACTATTTTCATTCTTCCTAGAGATGCATTTGGGAATGATGTTTCTTCAACTGGTGAAGAATTAAATTCCTATAATTTTACAGTTAGTGTGCTTTATGCGAATGGTTCCCTTGCCAATGTTCCAAACATCACTCACGTTGGTTGGAATGAGCTTGGGATTATTAGCATTGAGTTtattgcagaaaaagctggagaCCTTTTATTGCATGTGAAAGGAGGAAAGCAAACTTTGAATGGCTCTCCACTTCCGTTGAAAGTGAATCCAGGTGATTGTGCTGTAGCTAGCCATTTGTTCATAGCTTGTATTAGAGGGATTCTTTTTGTAAATAAGAGTTATTTTTTCATGAATTCACCAGTAAATCTTTCTCAAGGTTTTCTTTCTTGAGATATTGAAATTGATGAGGTGTATTGCAAACTCACAGCATCAACTCAGCATTGTCTTGAAGTCCATTCTTGTTAACATGCCATAGATGGTTGCATTATTTCTGTGAATTGGGGTGCTTTCTCACTTTTATCATCAGTTTCTACATGAAATTTCACTGTGAAGGTTAATTTGTACAGGGGAAGAGAAGGGTAAAAAGGGGAAAACTCATTAGTGTCATATCCAAATTGTGATGCTGATACAAAATAGCTCCCAAGCCCATGTTGAAAATGTTTCTGTTGATGCTGTTTGACATGAGCTAACATGGAATTTAAGTTTTCTCTTGTAAAAAGCATGAAGtaattctctttttctttttgactcTTTAGAACCGTCTTTTTCCAGGTCCTCTAGACATTTCCAATTGCCTACCAAAATGGAAGTTTGAGACAAATGCTTGGCAAATATTTTCCAAAATGGAAATTTTTATACATCAGCAAGATCAGTATGGGAACCTTGTTTCTGGACTATATGAATTTGATGCTGATATTGTTGAAAGAGAGACAAATCTGACTATACCAGTTGCAGATTTGCACTTTGAAGATGTGGTTCCAGGAATACAGTTATTCTCTTTCAGTCTATTAGAACCGGGAAACTTCTTGCTCACTATATCTGATTTGGAGCATAATAGAAGCATCGCCAATATGCCGTTTGCTTATACTGTCTTTATAGGTGTATAACTTATctgctaattattttttttttttggaaagtcTAATGATGTTAGTATTGAGCTCTTGCTTTTATCTACCCTACTCCCGCaatatttcttttccttttccctTCTAGAATGCAACAAATGTTTGGTCTACTAGTTATTGATTATGACTGTTGCCATTGGCAGGGAGGCCAAATTAAGTTTTGATTCTAGTAGGTGACAAGCAGTGCTTGATGCTATTGCCTATATATATAATGTAACTATTTCTTTCTGAAATCATCACAATATTAATTATGTTTCAATTTAACAGGTTATTGTGATGGATCAGCCAGCATTGTCAACGGATCTGGTTTAAATGATTCCATTGCTGGTGAAATTTCACAGTTTTCAGTCTATTTGTTTGACATTTTTCAATATCCTGCTTTCGTTGAACTAGGAAGCATTAAAGTGCAGATTGTAAGGGAAAATGATTCCTATTATGTGCAGCCAAGCATTGTTCCAATCATCAATGGTATCtgatattataatttctttCCTTTTGATGAACAATTTTAACAGTGGTTCACAAGGAGGCATGCATGTCTTATACAGGAAATGGACCTGCTCAAGAACTCAGCCACACAGAAATTTCTCCAGCACCATCTGATGTTACAATGAACATTGTAAGTTGTACTTAATTATTTCTTTCAGTCCATTGTTGAGAAATCTGACATTCTTTCCTTcttctctttgattcagtctGCTGGACACTTTGAAGTTGCAGCCAGTGTTTTTCATGTGACTTATACTGCTGAGAAGAGTGGGATCTATGAAATATATGTATTTTGTGGAAATATTTTACTGAGTGGTGTTCAATCATTCAGAAAGGAAGTTAAAGCAGGTTATTCTTATATTTATGTTTTGGGTTAGTCTCACTTCTAATTTACATTTCTTCCTTTCATCTGTCACTAGTACCACGGTGAATGcataaatttaatcaaaattgtGATCAATTTATGTCAATTAGAGATTACTGagagataatttaaaattaaatttgatgttTTTAGCCATAAGAACACTAAAACTAAAAAACAAATTTTTGAAACAGATTTTTCAATAACATCTAAAAATTGGGggctttattaaaaatttagcgCTGCAACGACAATGTCAAGCAGGCACTAAAGCTTTAGAAAActgaattgagtttttgaatgtgTAATAATAAGGTCAATTTGCACTTTAGTAATGAAAATGCAGATAAGAAACAAACTGTTTGGACTAATGTATGATTTTTCACATTTTGTTAATTTGTATGGGAATagaataattttcaaaaaaatttggtATTCAAGCTAACGTTGCACTTGCAATACAATTCATAGTTTTCAAAAGTGGTTTGGGTTGGGTTAACTGGGAATCAAACCACTGACATTCTGGTTTAAAATAGGTTTCTTTCTACTAATGAAAATAGAATTCTTGCCCACTAGGGTTTTTGAACTCAAGACATAAAATCTgtgttttttttcctttccaTCTAATCAACTTACATCCTTAGTATAAGcttgtcaattttttttaaaaaatcttttacatttataatataattctttttaatCTCGTATTTTTTTTCACGAAAAGCAAAGGTGTACAATTGAACTTCAAGTCGGtaaattattagtttttatttcaGTGTTTCATTTTGCATGTATGGTTGCTACTTGCTAGTTACTGCTTCACTGGTGTAGTTACCTTCTTTTTTTCCCCTtcttgtttgatttttttaattttttaatctataATAATGGTTACCCCATGTAATTGCGTGCAGTTTCTCCCTTGATTTTCTGCTAAATTTTTTCTTGCTTTTCATAGGTAAGGTTGATGTATCTCTTTCAAAAGTTGTGAAATTTTCTCCCAAGGTGCCAAAGCTGATTGAAAATGAAATGTGGGTGCAACTAATGGATTCATTTTCTAATCATGTCTTGTCCCAACAGTCACTGCTAAAACTAGAGATTGCTGTAAATAGGTCTGGTTTTTCAACAGAAATGTTTGTTGATAATAATGATGGGTCATATACTTGTCAATATATGGCTAAGGATGTTGGAACCTATGAGATGTGTGTTTCATTTGATGGCTTACATCTCATGCCCTGCCCCTTTGGAGTCAATGTGTATGGTGGTAAGTTATAAATATGTCAATATATATTAATCTCGTCAATACAAACAAactatcattaatttaaatgctttatgatttgGTGGTACATTTAGTATAGCAAGATGAACTTGATTTGTCCTCATAGCATGGTGACTTTAGGATGTTTGAACTTTGTTAAGttttatagaaaattattattgtaattCTAAGAAAACTGCCAAAGCCAAGGCTATACTTGGTAGAGCATAGTGGAATGTTGCAACTATAATACAATGGATTATTTGATTGCCTCACATTCCATTACATTTTACGATATATAATCGATATTCTTAGATTTCTAACTAGTAAAAATGGCATGATTTGATTTGTTCAAGAAAACCATAAGGCAATACTTTATGACTAAGGGGCCATAAAGCTTGTGCTAGGTTCAGATTAAGATGGTCAACTCTTTTTAGAATATTTGTTTGATCCAACAAAATATGATATATTACATGGCCAAATTAATTTGCACTGATTTGTGAGTGCAATAGCAACTTTGCTAAAAAGAGAAGTATTAAGATTATGGACTTATAAGAATGATATATACAACAACATAACTATGAATGAAGTAGAAAAGTAAAAAAACAGGAGCAAAAGGGTTTATTACTTAAATAAAGGAGATTATCAAGACTAAGTATTATAAATAGTAttattctttttcccttttccaATTGCATGTAAGAAGATCCCCATTACGTATAGGTTATTTGGTGAGATATTTTatgtttactttttaaaaattatgaaataagtgATTTATCATTTTGaacaaaattgataaaatttacagATATAGTTTTTTGAATGAGACAATGAGACATTTCAGCACTTTTTCCATGGCAGTGATGTATTTGTGATTATCAAAGTGGAGATACCAAAaagctttctttctttctttcttttttataccATTTCTTAATAATGGGTTCTTTaaatactaatttaattttcattataaggaaaatatttgatatttctaaAATAGCTACTTTCAATATTCTACAGGTGAATATTTTCCTAAGGCTTATGATGATAAAATATCTGTTTGGGAGGATGAGTCTATTGCTTTTGATGTTTTAGCAAATGACTACTTTGCTGGACATAATGCAAGCATTGTTGAATTCTCgaaagtaagaaaaaaaaatcagtttgCCTTTGAAGTTTGCTTATATTACTGATTTATTCCTTGGAAGTGCTTTTTGGAAAATTGACTTGCTGTTTTACATTGTAATTTTTCAGCCAAATTGTGGTTCACTTTTACAGGATGGACAGTTCTTTAGATACACCCCCTATCAAAATTATTATGGGAATGACTCTTTTATGTATACAATATCAGATGTAAATGGCAATCTTGCTTTTGCTACTGTAAGCATTGATGTCCTCAATATCCCTCCCCAGTTTATTTCATTTCCAAGTCAGCTGCAAGCAACTGAGGACATGATAAGCCCTAGATATGGGTATCATAATTTATCACTAAACTTTATTAATATGCTCAGCATTTTGAAGTTTCAAAATGGCTGATGTATTACTGGGTGTATGCTCTTCTAATGTTATGATTCTTGCACATTGCAGTGGTTTCTCAGGGTTTGAGATTAGGTCTTCTGATCCAATGGAGAACATTTCTGTCACTCTTAGAGCAGACTTTGGGACTCTGTTTTTATCGCCCCTGCTGATGCAATTTTGGGATCCAATTTGGGGGAAATTTTTAGTTAAGAGAGAAGATGATGAAGCAAAGAGTTTGACCTTAGAGGGATGTGTAGATGTGATGAATCTAGCACTTCAGTCAATTCAATATCTCGGGTACTATCTACTTATCCTATTGTTTACATTCATGAAGTCACTGGACCAGTAGTTCAATGACTGCCTGTCTGATAATGCTGTATCTGGGAGTGAAACACCTCCCCTATGACTGAATGGGAGGACAAAGCAGTTAAATATTAGTTAATACTTGTAGCAGGATTTGGGATTTTTGAACCTAACACCCAATTTATGTTAAGTAAGAACAAGAAAAGAGAAGCAACGATAACCACATTTTGTGGCTTTATTTCCTTTGCAGGACATAGATATGCACCAATGATCTGTGATATTTTCATGGCATAAATCTCTCTCAACTTAATATTTTCTTGATCTGGTCTTTATCATGTGTGATTAACGTTCTTTCCCACCATATTCAGAAATGTGAATTTCAGCGGCAATGATACTGTTCGTTTTTCTGCCAACAACAAGAATGGGATAAATGAGATTGCAGTTCCAGCTTTTGTACAATCTATCAATGATCCTCCATTTATTAACGTCCccaaatttatcatattaaagGGAAAGGAGGATAAGTTGCTGATCTTTGACAAAGCTAGGGACAAGTTTGAGTTCTGTGTTGGAGATCCAGATCTTCTTAATTTCCCTGGTATGTATATGGATGTTTTCTTTAACATTGGAATTGGTTGGacgttaaaattttatattaaattaaatcttatTGTACTTCTTTGAAATGTAGATTTACCCATTTGAAGTTTAAGTAGCTTACACCATAAATGATAAATTTCAAATTGAGTGAATTCCATTCGTATCTGAATCTGTGTTTCTATTGACAACTGAATGGTCGATAATGATGAATTTTCATTTATAATGAAATCAAATTAGCTAGATGAAAATTGAGTAAAAATCCACTGTTTTTTTTTAGACGGTGACATTTTAGTTCTTGAAATGAGGTAGACTTGTTTGAAATGTCTTCTGGGGAATTTATTTCTGTTTGTTTATATGTTTCAGGCAAAAAGTCTCACTTTATAGTCGCATTTTCTGTTGAAGTTAATGATGGATTTCTAATAACCAGCCTACCAGCTGAACTTATAGATACAACTGAACTGAAGCTAATTAATAACTATCAGTGGCAACCTCTTCAGACATATGTTACTatttcaaaacattttatggTCAAAGCTCATGGAATCAGATTTCGGGGGACAATTAATGATTGCAACCTTGTCATGCAACAACTCTCATATCATGT
This sequence is a window from Manihot esculenta cultivar AM560-2 chromosome 4, M.esculenta_v8, whole genome shotgun sequence. Protein-coding genes within it:
- the LOC110612536 gene encoding protein GAMETE EXPRESSED 2-like isoform X8; the encoded protein is MAIRYLIRILGFFSLFFPAFESSTSDKAKVPNFAFSWLNDNNTFQAGDTAAIKIIVLGEFDSKGNASLDKNAFNPTLTVNGKKGNSSFVSGVFLDTSGDTSTWRITFAPIRVGVFNVFINDDPFKVFDSSLHYEALPGPLDISNCLPKWKFETNAWQIFSKMEIFIHQQDQYGNLVSGLYEFDADIVERETNLTIPVADLHFEDVVPGIQLFSFSLLEPGNFLLTISDLEHNRSIANMPFAYTVFIGYCDGSASIVNGSGLNDSIAGEISQFSVYLFDIFQYPAFVELGSIKVQIVRENDSYYVQPSIVPIINGNGPAQELSHTEISPAPSDVTMNISAGHFEVAASVFHVTYTAEKSGIYEIYVFCGNILLSGVQSFRKEVKAGKVDVSLSKVVKFSPKVPKLIENEMWVQLMDSFSNHVLSQQSLLKLEIAVNRSGFSTEMFVDNNDGSYTCQYMAKDVGTYEMCVSFDGLHLMPCPFGVNVYGGEYFPKAYDDKISVWEDESIAFDVLANDYFAGHNASIVEFSKPNCGSLLQDGQFFRYTPYQNYYGNDSFMYTISDVNGNLAFATVSIDVLNIPPQFISFPSQLQATEDMISPRYGGFSGFEIRSSDPMENISVTLRADFGTLFLSPLLMQFWDPIWGKFLVKREDDEAKSLTLEGCVDVMNLALQSIQYLGNVNFSGNDTVRFSANNKNGINEIAVPAFVQSINDPPFINVPKFIILKGKEDKLLIFDKARDKFEFCVGDPDLLNFPGKKSHFIVAFSVEVNDGFLITSLPAELIDTTELKLINNYQWQPLQTYVTISKHFMVKAHGIRFRGTINDCNLVMQQLSYHGGENGAVLTLKVNDMGNYGCYSDCTDNISIPLHVKATVNLIRKRPMSSLAVHTLGSVVIIEFLMVLSFGVVLLFFTCKCAILLVNERSSFKFQNSKQSTLRNSQKESSSADLSEKTTDLTGGCSQYLSIYHRTSSFRQRSSRQFEIAESGQDIHSPSQSTRGYHLQALPDFMPLAIEKGS
- the LOC110612536 gene encoding protein GAMETE EXPRESSED 2-like isoform X3, which translates into the protein MAIRYLIRILGFFSLFFPAFESSTSDKAKVPNFAFSWLNDNNTFQAGDTAAIKIIVLGEFDSKGNASLDKNAFNPTLTVNGKKGNSSFVSGVFLDTSGDTSTWRITFAPIRVGVFNVFINDDPFKVFDSSLHYEALPGKIYPSVCIALWMGFLNEFEAGERATIFILPRDAFGNDVSSTGEELNSYNFTVSVLYANGSLANVPNITHVGWNELGIISIEFIAEKAGDLLLHVKGGKQTLNGSPLPLKVNPGPLDISNCLPKWKFETNAWQIFSKMEIFIHQQDQYGNLVSGLYEFDADIVERETNLTIPVADLHFEDVVPGIQLFSFSLLEPGNFLLTISDLEHNRSIANMPFAYTVFIGYCDGSASIVNGSGLNDSIAGEISQFSVYLFDIFQYPAFVELGSIKVQIVRENDSYYVQPSIVPIINGNGPAQELSHTEISPAPSDVTMNISAGHFEVAASVFHVTYTAEKSGIYEIYVFCGNILLSGVQSFRKEVKAGKVDVSLSKVVKFSPKVPKLIENEMWVQLMDSFSNHVLSQQSLLKLEIAVNRSGFSTEMFVDNNDGSYTCQYMAKDVGTYEMCVSFDGLHLMPCPFGVNVYGGEYFPKAYDDKISVWEDESIAFDVLANDYFAGHNASIVEFSKPNCGSLLQDGQFFRYTPYQNYYGNDSFMYTISDVNGNLAFATVSIDVLNIPPQFISFPSQLQATEDMISPRYGGFSGFEIRSSDPMENISVTLRADFGTLFLSPLLMQFWDPIWGKFLVKREDDEAKSLTLEGCVDVMNLALQSIQYLGNVNFSGNDTVRFSANNKNGINEIAVPAFVQSINDPPFINVPKFIILKGKEDKLLIFDKARDKFEFCVGDPDLLNFPGKKSHFIVAFSVEVNDGFLITSLPAELIDTTELKLINNYQWQPLQTYVTISKHFMVKAHGIRFRGTINDCNLVMQQLSYHGGENGAVLTLKVNDMGNYGCYSDCTDNISIPLHVKATVNLIRKRPMSSLAVHTLGSVVIIEFLMVLSFGVVLLFFTCKCAILLVNERSSFKFQNSKQSTLRNSQKESSSADLSEKTTDLTGGCSQYLSIYHRTSSFRQR